From a region of the Lactuca sativa cultivar Salinas chromosome 4, Lsat_Salinas_v11, whole genome shotgun sequence genome:
- the LOC111918982 gene encoding protein FAR-RED IMPAIRED RESPONSE 1-like, which produces MDAEHEYEWNATQSIFISEDLLSADKLQLQFLAVVDRNRWLYQGQTLQWAIYRLDTNQIVKNQIYVFIPLIVNFAFVFQFSTSYSVSADLIRYFIIWCIMSNSSVIDGDLYSSMSESEEEDVENSFFEGGESSSSLHDAQYCDDITGEDVYKPDVPVKLIPFKGLIFKSLKLAIKMHSEYVEIGGFDVRLSTQSRFDNKIIKKKHVISNRGGKQKKKSYDTLGTSGVMRKRNSNSRAIGCQANIIFESVYGTPDYKVFQFDELHNHPLKKRSDLKKLRQMSYLEKEFIVRASTSKIGPTMAHKLRASLRGGYEFVKPKVVDYKNLRRDINKVIGYKDVQMIVNTMNDLRAHYPNYSFEFNCQDDVLDCMFWADEMEKTYYAEFGDVISFDATFRTNKYRMVFVSFTAIDHHKNSVTVGSGLLSNESIESHSWFLKAVLKTHGKEPTLVLTDQDATIKQAVENISYDLFTNIDFRKRFSKLVWDIDMKPDVFEVKWGLLMKEFNLEDTRWFKDMFTIRDSWIPGYFSDIPMCGLMKTTSRSENGWEVYIVQHNNSTSEFKNEFKVEIKAEEKEINCSCEHFKRMGVLCRHAFTIMMRCGVKEIPERYILKRWRKDVISRNYCFSSVQSDSGDCENVKLVNDSYYSFESCLDIVRDDKKRLTLFAEKQQMLLKEFESDYISPGLKSKTDGEVVFKLLGVTIPIPEEINIHGPEVQSNKGSRIKKRIPSAGEVAYENSKKEHRMCSGCRKRVPHNLRTYPERVGADKSAKDS; this is translated from the exons ATTAGATACAAATCAGATTGTGAAGAAT CAAATATACGTATTCATTCCATTAATCGTAAATTTCGCATTTGTGTTTCAGTTTTCTACTTCGTATTCAGTTTCCGCCGATTTGATCAG ATATTTT ATCATTTGGTGTATTATGTCGAATTCTAGTGTTATTGATGGTGATTTGTATTCTTCTATGAGTGAgagtgaagaagaagatgttgagAACTCATTTTTTGAAG GTGGTGAATCTTCAAGTTCACTACATGATGCACAATATTGTGATGATATAACTGGAGAAGATGTCTATAAGCCAGATGTACCTGTTAAACTTATTCCATTTAAGGGTTTAATCTTCAAATCATTAAAGTTGGCTATCAAAATGCATTCTGAGTATGTTGAAATTGGTGGTTTTGATGTTAGACTGAGTACACAGTCAAGGTTTGATAACAAGATTATAAAGAAGAAACATGTTATATCTAATCGTGGTGGTAAACAGAAAAAGAAATCTTATGACACATTAGGTACAAGTGGTGTTATGAGGAAACGAAATTCAAATTCAAGAGCTATTGGTTGTCAAGCAAATATTATATTTGAATCTGTGTATGGAACTCCAGATTATAAAGTTTTTCAATTTGATGAACTTCACAACCATCCACTTAAGAAGAGAAGCGATTTAAAAAAATtgagacaaatgtcatatttagaAAAGGAGTTTATTGTGCGTGcttccacatcaaaaataggtccaACTATGGCTCATAAGTTGAGGGCAAGTTTGAGAGGTGGGTATGAGTTTGTAAAGCCAAAAGTAGTTGACTATAAAAATTTAAGGAGAGATATCAACAAGGTTATTGGTTATAAAGATGTCCAGATGATAGTAAACACAATGAATGACCTTCGAGCTCATTATCCAAATTACTCATTTGAGTTTAATTGTCAAGATGATGTTTTGGACTGTATGTTTTGGGCTGATGAAATGGAGAAGACATATTATGCTGAATTTGGTGATGTTATCTCGTTTGATGCGACTTTTCGAACAAACAA gTATCGAATGGTTTTTGTTTCGTTTACTGCTATTGACCATCATAAAAACTCGGTTACTGTTGGATCTGGGTTGCTAAGCAATGAAAGCATTGAGTCTCACTCTTGGTTTCTTAAAGCAGTTCTTAAAACTCATGGGAAAGAACCAACACTTGTTTTAACCGATCAAGATGCTACAATAAAACAAGCTGTTGAGAAT ATATCATATGATTTATTTACTAACATAGACTttagaaaaaggttttcaaagcttgtttggGACATTGATATGAAACCTGATGTTTTTGAGGTGAAGTGGGGTTTGCTTATGAAGGAATTCAATCTTGAAGACACAAGATGGTTTAAAGACATGTTTACAATACGTGATTCATGGATACCTGGATATTTTAGTGATATTCCAATGTGTGGTTTGATGAAGACTACATCGAGGTCAGAGA ATGGTTGGGAAGTTTACATTGTGCAGCACAACAATAGTACAAGtgaatttaaaaatgaatttaag GTTGAAATAAAAGctgaagaaaaagaaataaattgCAGTTGTGAACATTTTAAGCGTATGGGTGTTTTATGCAGACATGCTTTTACAATAATGATGAGATGTGGTGTTAAAGAAATTCCTGAAAGGTACATTTTGAAGAGATGGAGAAAGGATGTGATATCAAGAAATTATTGTTTTAGTTCTGTTCAATCCGATTCAGGTGATTGTGAGAATGTAAAGCTAGTCAATGATTCATATTATAGTTTTGAATCATGTTTGGATATTGTAAGAGATGACAAAAAGAGATTGACTTTGTTTGCTGAGAAGCAACAAATGTTGTTGAAGGAATTTGAGAGTGATTATATTTCTCCTGGATTGAAAAGCAAGACAGATGGTGAAGTTGTATTCAAGCTTTTGGGTGTTACTATTCCTATTCCAGAAGAGATTAATATTCATGGTCCTGAAGTTCAAAGCAATAAAGGTTCTAGAATTAAGAAAAGAATTCCAAGTGCAGGTGAAGTAGCATATGAAAATTCTAAAAAAGAACATAGAATGTGTTCAGGATGTAGAAAACGAGTTCCACACAATTTACGTACTTATCCAGAAAGAGTTGGAGCTGATAAATCAGCAAAAGACAGTTAg